GTCGTCACCGGCCGTATCGAGCGCGGTGAGATCAAGCTGAACGAAGAGGTCGAGATCGTCGGTATCCGGCCCGAGTCGCGCAAGACCACCGTCACCAGCATCGAGATGTTCAACAAGATGCTGGACTCCGGTCAGGCCGGTGACAACGCCGCCCTGCTGCTGCGTGGTATCAAGCGCGAGGACGTGGAGCGCGGTCAGGTCGTTACGAAGCCCGGCACCACCACCCCGCACACCGAGTTCGAGGCTTCGGTGTACATCCTGTCCAAGGACGAGGGTGGCCGTCACACGCCGTTCTTCAACAACTACCGTCCGCAGTTCTACTTCCGCACCACCGACGTGACCGGTGTGGTCTCCCTTCCGGAGGGCACCGAGATGGTCATGCCGGGCGACAACACCGAGATCAAGGTGCAGCTGATTCAGCCGATCGCCATGGACGAGGGTCTGCGGTTCGCCATCCGCGAGGGTGGCCGCACCGTCGGCGCCGGCCAGGTCACCAAGATCATCAAGTAAGGCACCCACCCCGGGTGCGGGTGCCACGAGGCAGTGTGGCATCCTACTAAGGTTGCTCGACGCGGGGCGGTCGATTTCGCAAGGACATATCGCTTGAGAAATCGGCCGCTCCGCCGTGAGCGCCACGGGCTCGCGTATGGGCGAGTCAGGAGTCGTCGACCCTGTGGTTGGCGCTCCGTGGAGCAAGAAGACCTAGCGGCACGACAACGATTCCTGCGGGATCAGTCTGCGCAATGGGCGCGACACGCCCGACCGCGTGGACCGGAGGCAGGGCGCTGACGTGCGGTAACAGCGGTACGAGACGATTCCTCGACCGTCCGACGTCCCCCGCGGGGAGGCGCCTCGACGATCGAGGGCAGGCCGAAATGGCCGGCCCGAGGAGTCGATGTCGGGCCGGTCGAGGACGAGACGGTAAGGAACCATGGCGGGACAGAAGATCCGCATCAGGCTCAAGGCCTACGACCACGAGGCGATCGACGCCAGCGCGCGCAAGATCGTCGAGACGGTGACGCGCACCGGCGCCTCGGTCGTCGGACCTGTGCCGCTGCCCACCGAGAAGAACGTTTACTGCGTCATCCGTTCGCCGCACAAGTACAAGGACTCGCGCGAGCACTTCGAGATGCGCACGCACAAGCGTCTGATCGACATCCTCGACCCGACGCCGAAGACGGTGGACGCGCTCATGCGCATCGACCTTCCGGCGAGCGTCGACGTCAACATCCAGTAAGCGTTGGTCGAGCGGCGGAGATAGAGACTCATGTCTGAAAGGCAAGTGAAGGGCATTCTGGGCACCAAGCTCGGTATGACCCAGGTCTTCGACGAGAACAACCGGGTCGTCCCGGTGACCGTCGTCAAGGCCGGGCCGAACGTGGTGACCCAGGTGCGCAACAAGGAGAAGGACGGTTATTCGGCCGTCCAGTTGGCCTTCGGCGCCATCGACCCGCGTCGGGTCAACAAGCCGAAGGCCGGGCACTTCGCGAAGGCCGGTGTGACGCCCCGGCGCTACCTCGCCGAGCTGCGCACGGCCGACGCGGACACCTACGAGGTCGGTCAGGAGATCACCGTCGACGTGTTCTCCGACGGTGCGATCGTCGACGTCACCGGCACCACCAAGGGCAAGGGCTACGCGGGTGTCATGAAGCGCCACGGCTTCCGCGGCCAGGGCGCCAGCCACGGTAACCAGGCCAAGCACCGCGCTCCGGGTTCGATCGGTGGCTGCGCCACCCCCGGTCGCGTGTTCAAGGGCATGCGCATGGCGGGCCGCATGGGCCACAACCGTGTGACGACCCAGGGCCTGACCGTTCACTCGGTTCGTGCCGAGGACGGCCTTCTCCTGATCAAGGGCGCGGTCCCCGGTCCCAAGGGCGGCCTGGTGTTCGTGCGTAGCGCCGCGAAGGGTGGTGTGACCCAGTGACCGCGACGGTCGAGTTGAAGAGCCCCACGGGCGAGGCCCAGGGCACCGTCGAGCTCCCGGCCGAGATCTTCGACGTGCAGGCGAACATCCCGCTGATGCACCAGGTCGTGGTGGCCCAGATGGCGGCCGCCCGGCAGGGCACGCACGACACGAAGACCCGCGGTGAGGTTCGCGGTGGTGGCCGCAAGCCGTACCGCCAGAAGGGCACCGGCCGGGCCCGCCAGGGTTCGGTCCGCGCTCCGCAGTTCACCGGTGGTGGCACCGTCCACGGCCCCACGCCGAGGGACTACACGCAGCGCACCCCGAAGAAGATGAAGGCGGCCGCGCTCCGCGGCGCGCTTTCCGACCGCGCTCGTGCCGGTCAGGTCCACGTCATCACCGAGCTGGTCAGCGGCGAGAAGCCGTCCACGAAGGCGGCGAAGTCGGCCCTGGCCGCGGTGACGCAGGCCAAGCGTGTGCTCGTGGTGCTGCACCGGGACGACGAGGTGGGTACCTACTCGGCGCGGAACCTGCCGAACGTGCACCTGATCACGCCGGACCAGCTCAACACCTACGACGTGCTGGTCAACGACGACGTGGTGTTCACGAAGGCCGCCTTCGACGCGTTCCTCGCCGGCCCGGTGAAGGGCAAGCGCCCCGTGGCCGCGTCGAGTCAGGCTGAAGGGAGTGACGAGCAGTGAGCTCCGTGGCGATCCCCGACCCGCGCGACGTCCTGATCGCGCCGGTGATCTCCGAGAAGTCCTACGGGCTGCTCGACGACCACAAGTACACGTTCCTGGTTCGCCCGGACGCCAACAAGACCGAGATCAAGATCGCGGTCGAGAAGATCTTCGGCGTGAAGGTGGTCAGCGTGAACACGCTGAACCGGCCGGGCAAGCGCAAGCGCACCCGCTTCGGCTACGGCAAGCGCAAGGACACCAAGCGCGCGATCGTGACGCTGTCGCCCGAGAGCAAGCCGATCGAGATCTTCGGCGGACCAGCCGCGTAAGGGACTGAGACGACATGGGCATCCGCAAGTACAAGCCAACGACTCCGGGTCGCCGGGGCTCCTCGGTCTCCGACTTCGCCGAGATCACGCGGTCGGAGCCGGAGAAGTCGCTGCTGAGGCCGCTGCACGGTCGCGGTGGCCGTAACTCGGGCGGCCGAATCACCACTCGGCACAAGGGTGGCGGTCACAAGCGTGCGTACCGGGTCATCGACTTCCGGCGCAACGACAAGGACGGCATCCCGGCCAAGGTCGCTCACATCGAGTACGACCCAAACCGTAGCGCTCGCATCGCGCTGCTGCACTACGCCGACGGCGAGAAGCGCTACATCATCGCCCCGGACAAGCTGAAGCAGGGCGACCGGGTCGAGAGCGGCCCCAAGGCCGACATCAAGCCCGGCAACAACCTCCCGCTGCGCAACATCCCGGTCGGCACGATCGTGCACGCGATCGAGCTCCGGCCCGGTGGTGGCGCCAAGATCGCTCGTTCCGCGGGCGCACGAGTGCAGCTCGTCGCCAAGGACGGTCCGTACGCTCAGCTGCGGATGCCGTCGGGCGAGATCCGCAACGTGGACGTGCGCAACCGCGCGACGGTCGGCGAGGTCGGCAACGCCGAGCACTCCAACATCAACTGGGGTAAGGCGGGTCGTAACCGCTGGCGTGGCAAGCGCCCCACGGTTCGTGGTGTGGTCATGAACCCGGTGGACCACCCCCACGGTGGTGGTGAGGGTCGCACCTCGGGTGGTCGCCACCCGGTGAACCCGAACGGTAAGCCGGAAGGCCGGACCCGTCGTCGTAAGCCGAGCGACAAGTTGATCGTCCGCCGCAGGCGCACCGGCAAGAAGCGCTGAGTAGGGAGGTAGCCACAGATGCCACGTAGCCTGAAGAAAGGCCCGTTCGTGGACGACCACCTGCTCAAGAAGGTGGACGCGCTCAACGAGTCGGGCAAGAAGACAGTCATCAAGACCTGGTCCCGCCGGTCCACGATCATTCCCGACATGCTCGGCCACACCATCGCGGTGCACGACGGCCGTAAGCACGTCCCGGTGTTCATCACCGAGGCGATGGTCGGGCACAAGCTGGGCGAGTTCGCCCCGACGCGGACCTTCAAGGGCCACGTCAAGGAAGACCGTAAGTCGCGCCGCCGCTGAGCGCGCACCGAGAAGGGGAAGCAGCGATGAACGCGCGTAATGACGCGGTGGTCGAGGCAGAGGAGCTGCCTACGGCTTTCGCGCGGGCTCGCTTCGTCCGGGACTCGCCGACCAAGGTGCGCCGGGTGATCGAGCTGATCAAGGGTCGTAACGCGAACGAGGCGCTCGCCGTGCTCCGGTTCGCGCCGCAGGCGGCCAGCGACTCCGTGGCCAAGGTGCTCGCCAGCGCCATGGCCAACGCGGAGAACAACCTCGACCTCGACCCGGACACGCTCTGGGTGAAGAACGCCTACGCCGACGAGGGTCCGACCCTCAAGCGCATCCGCCCGCGGGCGCAGGGGCGTGCGTACCGGATCCGCAAGCGGACCAGCCACATCACCGTGGAGGTCGAGTCGCGTCCGGCCGACAAGGCGAAGTCGAAGAGCAAGAAGAAGGCAGGTGGCCGGTAGTGGGCCAGAAGATCAACCCGCACGGCTTCCGGCTCGGGATCACCACGGACTGGAAGTCCCGTTGGTACGCCGATAAGCAGTACTCGGAGTACGTCGGCGAGGACGTCAAGATCCGCAAGCTCCTGTCCACCGGGATGGAGCGTGCCGGCATCTCCAAGGTCGAGATCGAGCGCACCCGTGACCGGGTCCGTGTCGACATCCACACCGCCCGGCCGGGCATCGTCATCGGCCGCCGTGGTGCCGAGGCCGACCGGATCCGTGGCGCGCTGGAGAAGCTCACCGGCAAGCAGGTGCAGCTGAACATCCTGGAGGTCAAGAACGCCGAGGCGGACGCCCAGCTCGTGGCTCAGGGCATCGCCGAGCAGCTCTCCAACCGCGTGGCGTTCCGCCGCGCGATGCGCAAGGCGATCCAGACCTCGATGCGCTCGCCCCAGGTCAAGGGCATTCGCGTGCAGTGCAGCGGTCGTCTCGGCGGCGCCGAGATGTCCCGTTCGGAGCACTACCGCGACGGCCGGGTCCCGCTGCACACGCTGCGCGCCGACATCGACTACGGCTTCTTCGAGGCCCGTACGACGTTCGGTCGCATCGGCGTGAAGGTGTGGATCTACAAGGGCGACCTGATCGGCGGCCTGAAGGCGAAGCAGGAGCGGGAGGCGGCGGCCGCTGCCGAGCGTGCACCGCGCCGTGAGCGTCCTTCCCGTCGGCGTTCCGGTGCTTCCGGCAGCGCATCGTCTGCGAACGAGTCGAGCCGGGCCTCCGCGTCGCAGGGTGGCGCCAAGAGCGACACCGCGGCTGGCCAGGCCCAGCAGGTGGCGGCTACGGACGCCACAGAGAAAACGGAGGGCTGAGGCGTGCTCATCCCACGCAAGGTCAAGTACCGCAAGCAGCACTCACCGAGGCGTTCCGGCGCCGCCAAGGGCGGCACGAAGGTCAACTTCGGCGAGTTCGGCATCCAGGCGCTCGAGCACGGTTACGTCACCAACCGGCAGATCGAGTCCGCTCGTATCGCCATGACCCGGCACATCAAGCGTGGCGGCAAGATCTGGATCAACATCTTCCCGGACCGCCCGCTGACCAAGAAGCCCGCCGAGACCCGTATGGGTTCCGGTAAGGGTTCGCCGGAGTGGTGGGTCGCCAACGTGAAGCCCGGTCGGGTCATGTTCGAGATGAGCTTCCCGAACGAGGCCGTGGCCCGCGAGGCGATGCGTCGTGCGATCCACAAGCTGCCGATGAAGTGCAGGATCGTGACTCGTGAAGGTGGTGAGTTCTGATGGCGAAGGCCGGAGGAGTGGCGGCGTCAGAACTTCGTGAGCTCACTGCTGAAGAGCTCGTGCTGCGCCTGAAGGAGTCCAAGGAGGAGCTGTTCAACCTCCGGTTCCAGATGGCGACCGGGCAGCTCGACAACAACCGCAGGCTGCGCACGGTGCGCGCGGACATCGCCCGCATCTACACCGTGATGCGGGAGCGGGAGCTCGGTCTGTCCGTCTCCCCCGAGGAGAACGAGAGTGAGGGTGCCGCATGACGGAGGCGGTGCAGAACAAGGACGCCGGACGTAACTACCGGAAGGTCCGCGAAGGACTGGTCGTGTCCGACAAGATGGACAAGACGATCGTCGTGGAGCTCGAGGACCGGAAGAAGCACCCGCTGTACGGCAAGGTCGTGCGTAGCACCAAGAAGGTGAAGGCACACGACGAGCAGAACGCCGCTGGTGTGGGTGACCGGGTCCTGCTCATGGAGACCCGACCGCTGTCGGCCACCAAGCGGTGGCGGCTCGTCGAGATCCGCGAGAAGGCCAAGTAATCAGGGGCTGGGCAACAGCCCCCTTCGTTCCGCCAGGCTCGGCAAGGCCGAGAACCGGCGCGACATACAGGAGTTGACGTGATCCAGCAGGAGTCGCGACTGCGAGTCGCCGACAACACGGGTGCCAAGGAGATCCTGACCATCCGGGTGCTCGGTGGCTCGGGGCGGCGCTACGCGGGTATCGGTGACGTCATCGTCGCCACCGTCAAGGACGCCATCCCGGGCGCCAACGTGAAGCGTGGTGACGTCGTCAGGGCCGTCATCGTCAGGACCGCGAAGGAGAAGCGTCGCCCCGACGGCTCCTACATCCGGTTCGACGAGAACGCTGCGGTGCTCATCAAGAACGACAACGAACCACGAGGCACACGCATCTTCGGGCCGGTGGGCCGCGAGCTGCGCGATCGGAAGTTCATGAAGATCATCTCGCTCGCGCCGGAGGTGCTCTGAATGAAGGTCAAGAAGGGCGACACGGTCCTCGTCATCGCAGGCAAGGACAAGGGCGCCAAGGGCAAGGTCATCAAGGCTTACCCCGAGCGTCAGCGAGTTCTGGTCGAGGGTGTGAACCGCATCAAGAAGCACACCCGCATCACCCAGACGCAGCGCGGTGCCCAGTCCGGCGGGATCGTCACCCAGGAGGCTCCCATCCACGTCTCGAACGTGATGGTCGTCGACTCCGACGGCAAGCCGACTCGGGTGGGCTACCGCATCGGCGAGGACGGCAAGAAGGTTCGTATCTCGCGTAGGACGGGCAAGGACATCTGATGACGACCGCAGAGAAGACGTATCCGACACCGCGGTTGAAGACCCGGTACCGCGAGGAGATCGCCGGCCAGCTGCGCGAGGAGTTCGGCTACACCAACCCGCACCAGATCCCCGGTGTGGTCAAGGTCGTGGTCAACATGGGCGTCGGTGACGCCGCTCGGGACAGCAAGCTCATCGAGGGCGCTGTCCGCGATCTCGCCACCATCACCGGGCAGAAGCCCGAGGTGCGCCGGGCCCGCAAGTCCATCGCGCAGTTCAAGCTGCGTGAGGGCCAGCCGATCGGTGCTCGGGTGACGCTCCGTGGCGACCGCATGTGGGAGTTTTTGGACCGGCTGCTGACCATCGCGTTGCCGCGTATCCGTGACTTCCGCGGGCTGTCGGACAAGCAGTTCGACGGCAACGGCAACTA
The window above is part of the Saccharomonospora glauca K62 genome. Proteins encoded here:
- the rplD gene encoding 50S ribosomal protein L4 — protein: MTATVELKSPTGEAQGTVELPAEIFDVQANIPLMHQVVVAQMAAARQGTHDTKTRGEVRGGGRKPYRQKGTGRARQGSVRAPQFTGGGTVHGPTPRDYTQRTPKKMKAAALRGALSDRARAGQVHVITELVSGEKPSTKAAKSALAAVTQAKRVLVVLHRDDEVGTYSARNLPNVHLITPDQLNTYDVLVNDDVVFTKAAFDAFLAGPVKGKRPVAASSQAEGSDEQ
- the rplX gene encoding 50S ribosomal protein L24, with product MKVKKGDTVLVIAGKDKGAKGKVIKAYPERQRVLVEGVNRIKKHTRITQTQRGAQSGGIVTQEAPIHVSNVMVVDSDGKPTRVGYRIGEDGKKVRISRRTGKDI
- the rpmC gene encoding 50S ribosomal protein L29, with product MAKAGGVAASELRELTAEELVLRLKESKEELFNLRFQMATGQLDNNRRLRTVRADIARIYTVMRERELGLSVSPEENESEGAA
- the rpsQ gene encoding 30S ribosomal protein S17, translated to MTEAVQNKDAGRNYRKVREGLVVSDKMDKTIVVELEDRKKHPLYGKVVRSTKKVKAHDEQNAAGVGDRVLLMETRPLSATKRWRLVEIREKAK
- the rpsS gene encoding 30S ribosomal protein S19: MPRSLKKGPFVDDHLLKKVDALNESGKKTVIKTWSRRSTIIPDMLGHTIAVHDGRKHVPVFITEAMVGHKLGEFAPTRTFKGHVKEDRKSRRR
- the rplN gene encoding 50S ribosomal protein L14, whose product is MIQQESRLRVADNTGAKEILTIRVLGGSGRRYAGIGDVIVATVKDAIPGANVKRGDVVRAVIVRTAKEKRRPDGSYIRFDENAAVLIKNDNEPRGTRIFGPVGRELRDRKFMKIISLAPEVL
- the rpsJ gene encoding 30S ribosomal protein S10; translated protein: MAGQKIRIRLKAYDHEAIDASARKIVETVTRTGASVVGPVPLPTEKNVYCVIRSPHKYKDSREHFEMRTHKRLIDILDPTPKTVDALMRIDLPASVDVNIQ
- the rplE gene encoding 50S ribosomal protein L5, coding for MTTAEKTYPTPRLKTRYREEIAGQLREEFGYTNPHQIPGVVKVVVNMGVGDAARDSKLIEGAVRDLATITGQKPEVRRARKSIAQFKLREGQPIGARVTLRGDRMWEFLDRLLTIALPRIRDFRGLSDKQFDGNGNYTFGLTEQSMFHEINPDSIDRPRGMDVTVVTSANTDDEGRSLLRKLGFPFKEA
- the rplV gene encoding 50S ribosomal protein L22, with translation MNARNDAVVEAEELPTAFARARFVRDSPTKVRRVIELIKGRNANEALAVLRFAPQAASDSVAKVLASAMANAENNLDLDPDTLWVKNAYADEGPTLKRIRPRAQGRAYRIRKRTSHITVEVESRPADKAKSKSKKKAGGR
- the rpsC gene encoding 30S ribosomal protein S3, translating into MGQKINPHGFRLGITTDWKSRWYADKQYSEYVGEDVKIRKLLSTGMERAGISKVEIERTRDRVRVDIHTARPGIVIGRRGAEADRIRGALEKLTGKQVQLNILEVKNAEADAQLVAQGIAEQLSNRVAFRRAMRKAIQTSMRSPQVKGIRVQCSGRLGGAEMSRSEHYRDGRVPLHTLRADIDYGFFEARTTFGRIGVKVWIYKGDLIGGLKAKQEREAAAAAERAPRRERPSRRRSGASGSASSANESSRASASQGGAKSDTAAGQAQQVAATDATEKTEG
- the rplP gene encoding 50S ribosomal protein L16; its protein translation is MLIPRKVKYRKQHSPRRSGAAKGGTKVNFGEFGIQALEHGYVTNRQIESARIAMTRHIKRGGKIWINIFPDRPLTKKPAETRMGSGKGSPEWWVANVKPGRVMFEMSFPNEAVAREAMRRAIHKLPMKCRIVTREGGEF
- the rplW gene encoding 50S ribosomal protein L23, giving the protein MSSVAIPDPRDVLIAPVISEKSYGLLDDHKYTFLVRPDANKTEIKIAVEKIFGVKVVSVNTLNRPGKRKRTRFGYGKRKDTKRAIVTLSPESKPIEIFGGPAA
- the rplB gene encoding 50S ribosomal protein L2 produces the protein MGIRKYKPTTPGRRGSSVSDFAEITRSEPEKSLLRPLHGRGGRNSGGRITTRHKGGGHKRAYRVIDFRRNDKDGIPAKVAHIEYDPNRSARIALLHYADGEKRYIIAPDKLKQGDRVESGPKADIKPGNNLPLRNIPVGTIVHAIELRPGGGAKIARSAGARVQLVAKDGPYAQLRMPSGEIRNVDVRNRATVGEVGNAEHSNINWGKAGRNRWRGKRPTVRGVVMNPVDHPHGGGEGRTSGGRHPVNPNGKPEGRTRRRKPSDKLIVRRRRTGKKR
- the rplC gene encoding 50S ribosomal protein L3, with translation MSERQVKGILGTKLGMTQVFDENNRVVPVTVVKAGPNVVTQVRNKEKDGYSAVQLAFGAIDPRRVNKPKAGHFAKAGVTPRRYLAELRTADADTYEVGQEITVDVFSDGAIVDVTGTTKGKGYAGVMKRHGFRGQGASHGNQAKHRAPGSIGGCATPGRVFKGMRMAGRMGHNRVTTQGLTVHSVRAEDGLLLIKGAVPGPKGGLVFVRSAAKGGVTQ